The proteins below are encoded in one region of Sulfolobus sp. A20:
- a CDS encoding MFS transporter, translated as MSIAGRLERLPWTSFHTKLLALLSIGEFFELYDLFVGGFVNQPIASFYKVASAEAIYYNVAIFFLGAFVGCVIFTYIGDALGRRTALILNMIIAGIGLLLVPFSPNIYVLGLLRFIIGLGVGPEALIVLDVMITEFFPSAFRGKALAIGYTASWTAPIVVAALAYLLIPHKYALLGWQWLYIIGGLGILTIIPFRFLIPESPRWLENKGRIDEADKIVRRIEEVAIREKGNLGEPVQVQVITSQKVKISELFSPLYRKRTTMLWIFEFLQAGVYYGFASLAPSVLYAKGFTLVHTLQYSMLIYTSYFLSSLASIFIIDSTKFDRKWQVSIVMLLMGITGLAFGFSITPVEVIITGFIFGFLSNIFSNAFHQYGAELYPTRVRAFADGVQYSLSRLGNYIWLTILPIVLFSKGPIAMYTIVFIMSIVVMIDVAILGPKASKIELEELSK; from the coding sequence ATGTCGATTGCGGGTAGATTAGAAAGACTGCCTTGGACCTCATTTCACACGAAGTTGTTAGCACTACTCAGTATAGGCGAGTTTTTTGAATTATATGATCTTTTCGTAGGAGGTTTTGTAAATCAACCTATAGCCTCTTTCTACAAAGTGGCTTCGGCAGAGGCTATATATTACAACGTTGCAATATTCTTTTTAGGAGCTTTTGTTGGCTGCGTTATTTTCACCTATATTGGGGATGCTTTAGGTAGAAGAACAGCATTGATATTAAATATGATAATTGCTGGAATAGGTCTTCTATTAGTTCCTTTCTCACCTAACATTTACGTTCTAGGTCTCTTAAGATTCATAATAGGTTTGGGAGTAGGGCCAGAGGCGTTGATAGTTTTAGATGTGATGATTACTGAGTTCTTTCCCTCCGCATTTAGAGGAAAAGCGTTAGCCATAGGCTATACCGCATCATGGACTGCTCCAATAGTAGTTGCGGCATTAGCTTACCTTCTGATACCCCACAAATATGCCTTATTAGGTTGGCAATGGCTATATATCATAGGAGGATTAGGTATATTAACGATAATTCCATTCAGGTTCTTAATACCAGAGTCACCTAGATGGTTAGAGAACAAGGGCAGAATAGATGAGGCTGATAAAATAGTTAGAAGAATAGAAGAGGTAGCTATAAGGGAAAAGGGTAACTTAGGTGAGCCAGTTCAAGTTCAAGTTATTACTTCGCAAAAGGTAAAGATCTCAGAATTGTTCTCGCCACTTTATAGGAAAAGGACAACAATGCTTTGGATCTTTGAGTTCTTACAGGCTGGGGTCTATTACGGCTTTGCGTCTTTAGCCCCTTCAGTATTATACGCAAAAGGATTCACTCTGGTTCACACCTTACAATACTCTATGTTAATTTATACGTCATACTTTCTCAGTTCTTTAGCTTCGATATTTATAATTGACAGCACTAAGTTTGATAGAAAATGGCAGGTAAGCATAGTGATGCTATTAATGGGAATAACTGGTCTAGCTTTCGGTTTTTCCATAACACCTGTGGAGGTTATAATTACTGGTTTCATATTTGGTTTTCTCTCGAACATCTTCTCTAACGCATTTCATCAATACGGTGCAGAGCTGTATCCAACTAGGGTAAGAGCCTTCGCTGATGGCGTACAATATTCTTTAAGCAGACTTGGAAATTACATATGGTTAACTATACTTCCCATAGTTCTATTTTCTAAAGGTCCTATTGCAATGTACACGATAGTTTTTATAATGTCAATAGTGGTTATGATAGACGTAGCTATCTTAGGACCTAAGGCATCTAAGATCGAGTTAGAGGAGTTATCTAAATGA
- a CDS encoding ABC transporter ATP-binding protein → MTRLLAGSTDDYIIKIKDLKVYFTKRKSLFGGSKLVTKALDGITLNIKRAEIIGIVGESGSGKTTLGRVTLGLQKPTKGEVYIKTKNGKEINVSKTRLKELGKHAQMIYQDPYSSIDPIMKVYDVLSLPLKYRKEKEIESKITDAMNLVGLPLQLLENRVYQLSGGQRQRLSIARAVVVNPDYIVADEPTTMLDASLKGEILKIIKDAREKKGITFMLITHELPIAKIISDRITVLYLGKIVEIGRANDVIEKPLHPYTQGLIDVYPKIDPSQKDKLKEIKIKPDIIRPDKGCVFHPRCPFALEKCREQEPSLKEVEQGHYVACWLY, encoded by the coding sequence GTGACGAGGTTGCTTGCTGGCTCTACTGATGATTATATAATTAAAATAAAAGATTTGAAGGTATACTTTACTAAGAGGAAGTCCTTATTTGGAGGAAGTAAATTAGTAACGAAGGCATTGGATGGGATAACGCTAAATATAAAGAGAGCAGAGATTATTGGAATAGTAGGGGAAAGTGGATCGGGTAAGACAACATTAGGAAGAGTTACGCTAGGTCTTCAAAAACCAACTAAAGGAGAGGTTTATATCAAGACAAAGAACGGTAAGGAGATCAATGTATCAAAGACTAGGTTAAAGGAATTAGGTAAACATGCTCAAATGATTTACCAAGATCCATATTCTTCAATAGATCCCATTATGAAAGTTTATGATGTACTATCATTACCACTAAAGTATAGAAAAGAGAAGGAGATCGAGAGTAAAATAACTGATGCAATGAATTTAGTAGGACTTCCCTTACAACTTCTGGAAAATAGAGTATATCAGCTTTCTGGAGGTCAGAGGCAAAGACTAAGTATAGCTAGAGCCGTAGTTGTTAACCCAGATTACATAGTGGCTGACGAACCTACTACGATGTTAGACGCTTCATTAAAAGGAGAGATATTGAAGATTATAAAGGATGCGAGAGAGAAAAAGGGGATAACTTTCATGCTTATAACTCATGAATTACCTATAGCTAAAATAATATCAGATAGGATAACTGTGTTATACTTAGGCAAAATAGTTGAAATAGGGAGGGCTAATGATGTAATAGAAAAGCCTTTACATCCTTATACCCAAGGTTTAATTGATGTTTATCCTAAGATAGATCCATCTCAAAAAGATAAACTAAAAGAGATTAAGATAAAGCCAGATATTATAAGGCCAGATAAAGGGTGTGTATTTCATCCAAGGTGTCCTTTTGCTTTAGAAAAATGTAGGGAGCAGGAGCCAAGCTTAAAAGAAGTAGAACAAGGGCATTATGTTGCTTGTTGGTTGTATTAA
- a CDS encoding ABC transporter ATP-binding protein, translating into MLLEVKNLKVYFYTKRGVVKAVDDVSLNLEEGEIIGLAGESGSGKSTIGYAIMRLVPFPGKVEGGKILFKGNDILVLDESDFRRNYRWKRIAMVFQGSMSGFTPVFKIKDQIIEILKIHDWEGDYDERVKELFKMVSMDPALADKYPHELSGGQKQRAFIAMALALNPQVLIADEPTTALDVVVQAQIINLLKKLRKELNLSIIFITHDLALLSELADRIYVLYAGKVMENGKSEIIFKKPRHPYTQLLIESIATLDKNVIKGIPGFMPDLSNPPKGCKFNTRCPFAKDICFKEEPKFRLFSEGDEVACWLY; encoded by the coding sequence ATGCTATTAGAAGTAAAAAATTTGAAAGTTTATTTTTACACTAAGAGAGGAGTCGTTAAAGCCGTGGATGATGTTAGCTTAAACTTGGAAGAAGGGGAGATAATAGGGTTAGCTGGAGAAAGCGGATCTGGGAAAAGTACAATAGGGTATGCCATTATGAGATTAGTTCCCTTTCCAGGAAAGGTTGAGGGAGGTAAGATACTTTTCAAAGGAAATGATATTTTGGTGTTAGATGAAAGTGATTTCAGAAGAAATTATAGATGGAAGAGGATAGCAATGGTTTTTCAAGGTTCTATGTCTGGTTTCACGCCAGTCTTTAAGATTAAGGATCAAATAATTGAGATTCTGAAAATCCACGATTGGGAGGGAGATTACGATGAGAGGGTTAAAGAACTTTTTAAAATGGTTAGTATGGACCCTGCTTTAGCTGACAAATATCCCCATGAACTATCAGGGGGGCAAAAACAAAGAGCGTTCATAGCTATGGCTTTAGCTCTGAATCCACAAGTTTTAATTGCAGATGAACCTACTACGGCATTAGACGTTGTTGTTCAAGCACAAATAATTAATCTGCTTAAAAAGCTTAGAAAAGAGCTTAATCTATCAATCATATTTATAACTCACGATTTGGCACTATTATCAGAACTTGCGGATAGAATATATGTTCTATATGCCGGAAAGGTGATGGAAAACGGTAAGTCCGAGATAATATTTAAGAAACCTAGGCATCCATATACACAATTATTAATAGAGTCTATTGCGACCTTAGATAAAAACGTAATAAAAGGAATCCCTGGTTTTATGCCGGATTTATCCAATCCTCCCAAGGGATGTAAGTTTAATACTAGATGCCCTTTCGCTAAAGATATATGTTTTAAAGAGGAACCTAAATTTAGACTATTTTCGGAAGGTGACGAGGTTGCTTGCTGGCTCTACTGA
- a CDS encoding ABC transporter permease: MSRVKESSLYKQFKEFIGTKIGLAGLIILLVLLVFTGIALSIPSKVYSSWNNPAAWSEYPAHVPPSWISIFYPNKYFTTQKISPTNTTYFSPSKNIYINIITFSFNWTKTLPAYNVYFIVSTNTSIIEEVIYWTKPDGSTIQLTIPSEEFNIPFDLTSIRNTILSYITSITGKTPSIINSTVLSSALFNSPKSNLTVTEDGKYLVKVEIISSRPMNQTKAEILLLGNSYGLMGTDYFGRPLDLGILLGLPNALEIGALTSLVSVLVGIFVGGISGYLGGNKDSVIQWFTLVFLALPALPFLVAVSFVTEPNLVLEALLIAFLSWPFYAIIARSMALSIKSNSYVEADRLLGVPSYRVFLLHFMPRLIPVTIAYMALGVPAGILLAQTLAFLGIAPANIVTWGGILDAAETYQAQVNGWWWWVVFPGAMIVIVAIPFVLIGFAIERVALGER; the protein is encoded by the coding sequence ATGAGTAGAGTGAAAGAATCTAGTCTGTATAAGCAATTTAAGGAATTCATTGGTACAAAAATAGGTTTAGCTGGTTTAATAATATTGTTAGTTTTGCTAGTCTTTACTGGGATAGCATTATCTATTCCAAGTAAAGTTTATTCTTCTTGGAATAATCCAGCAGCATGGAGTGAATATCCTGCTCACGTTCCTCCGTCTTGGATTTCAATTTTTTATCCTAATAAATATTTTACTACACAAAAAATTTCACCAACAAACACAACCTATTTTTCTCCATCTAAAAACATTTATATCAATATCATTACGTTTAGTTTTAATTGGACTAAGACTCTTCCGGCATATAACGTTTATTTTATAGTATCAACTAACACTAGTATTATAGAGGAAGTAATATACTGGACAAAACCGGATGGGAGTACTATTCAACTCACGATTCCTAGTGAGGAGTTTAATATACCTTTCGACCTTACGTCAATCAGAAATACCATTCTAAGTTATATAACATCAATAACCGGAAAAACTCCTAGTATAATTAATAGTACTGTATTATCTTCAGCGTTATTCAATTCACCAAAATCTAATTTAACTGTAACAGAAGATGGAAAATATCTAGTTAAGGTAGAAATCATATCTTCCCGTCCCATGAACCAAACTAAAGCTGAGATATTATTGCTGGGCAACTCATATGGATTAATGGGTACTGATTACTTCGGAAGGCCACTAGACTTAGGTATACTTTTAGGACTTCCTAATGCGTTGGAAATAGGTGCATTAACTTCTTTGGTTTCCGTCCTTGTAGGAATATTTGTAGGAGGTATTTCGGGTTATTTAGGTGGGAATAAGGACTCTGTAATTCAGTGGTTTACACTAGTATTCTTAGCATTACCGGCTTTACCATTTTTAGTGGCTGTATCATTCGTAACTGAGCCAAATCTCGTTTTAGAGGCATTATTAATAGCTTTCTTATCATGGCCATTCTATGCAATAATAGCTAGGTCAATGGCTCTATCTATAAAGTCTAATAGTTATGTCGAGGCTGATAGGTTATTAGGTGTTCCCTCATATAGAGTTTTTCTTCTTCACTTTATGCCTAGACTTATTCCCGTAACTATTGCATACATGGCTCTAGGTGTTCCAGCTGGAATATTATTAGCCCAAACGTTAGCCTTTTTAGGTATCGCTCCTGCAAATATTGTAACTTGGGGTGGAATTTTGGATGCAGCTGAAACTTATCAAGCCCAAGTTAACGGTTGGTGGTGGTGGGTAGTGTTTCCGGGAGCTATGATAGTAATTGTTGCAATACCCTTTGTTCTAATTGGTTTTGCAATTGAGAGGGTAGCATTAGGGGAGAGGTAA
- a CDS encoding ABC transporter permease has protein sequence MGFGTYIIKKVLIYFSVLIATLTILYIFTFPVLQEIIAKSINFQVAQFAQTLLKSSHNLNSTQIQLAEEKYKETLINAYGLNKPVIDKYFIQMYNLLRLNFGTAYFIQAPSGSRDVSAIIAYYLPNTILLFTTATIIFIVIGTIIGLLSAKSRFWEKVIAIIAVIHSSIPTWWLGFVLIAALAYAIRVFPPGGMTSVPPPKDPFDYGISVLYHMSLPLITIFIVNVGGFAYIVRSLVSSIMKEDFIITAKARGLPDSRILYRHVLRTASPSIATQAILALAGSLGGSLTTEVVFEWPGVGLLTYVAITLNDLPVILGVTYVLTIVLLIGLFLGELVYGILDPRIKVGE, from the coding sequence ATGGGATTCGGAACATATATAATTAAAAAGGTATTAATTTATTTTTCTGTTTTAATTGCTACTTTAACTATTCTTTATATTTTTACCTTTCCCGTTCTTCAAGAGATAATAGCTAAAAGTATTAATTTTCAAGTAGCCCAATTTGCTCAAACATTATTGAAGAGCTCTCATAACTTAAACTCAACCCAAATTCAACTTGCCGAGGAGAAATATAAGGAGACTTTAATAAATGCGTACGGTTTAAATAAACCTGTAATAGATAAATACTTTATTCAGATGTATAACCTCCTACGTCTTAACTTTGGTACGGCATATTTCATACAAGCTCCATCAGGTTCCAGAGATGTAAGTGCTATTATAGCATATTATTTACCTAACACGATTCTTCTGTTTACCACAGCGACAATAATATTTATTGTGATAGGTACTATAATAGGATTGTTATCCGCTAAGTCGCGGTTCTGGGAAAAAGTGATTGCTATTATAGCTGTAATCCATTCAAGTATTCCAACCTGGTGGCTAGGCTTCGTATTAATAGCTGCTTTAGCATACGCAATAAGGGTATTCCCTCCGGGTGGAATGACATCTGTTCCTCCTCCTAAAGATCCATTTGATTATGGGATAAGCGTATTATATCATATGTCCTTACCTTTAATCACAATATTTATAGTGAATGTAGGTGGATTTGCTTATATTGTTAGAAGCTTAGTGTCATCAATTATGAAGGAAGATTTCATAATTACTGCAAAGGCTAGGGGATTGCCCGACTCTAGAATACTATATAGGCACGTATTAAGAACTGCCTCACCCTCGATAGCTACCCAAGCAATACTTGCATTAGCTGGATCCTTAGGTGGGAGCTTAACTACCGAGGTTGTGTTTGAATGGCCTGGTGTTGGGCTATTAACTTATGTTGCAATAACTTTAAATGACTTGCCCGTAATATTAGGAGTAACATACGTGCTAACAATAGTCCTTTTAATAGGTTTATTTTTAGGCGAATTAGTTTATGGAATATTAGATCCTAGAATTAAGGTTGGTGAATAA
- a CDS encoding ABC transporter substrate-binding protein, translating to MKAGNKFGKVLSLLVLFAMLISSLYVVSQSANSLPASTSITIISYNGNDANGILAFEHGQIGFYAYSVPPSEYTALPPGAKAYLMPATYYDVLVNPLNTSFGFNPFQFQEVRFALNFIVNRTYFVDNILHGYGIPSITLYAGEQDVLHLQNTLAKYAYIHYNFTYANETIYRVLTAHGAQYVNGKWYYNGKPIVVYVFVRTDATVRREYAEYFITQLEKLGFTVQQVQGNLQKEISFVYGSDPANTTWDILIEAWGGTYGYYDAGLAEGLYGTLAGDAPFTSYYGLSFGTYNDSKYEPQLLLKEANEIDNWSLILAQSQFTSEQEYYQLENDIVNVGINMSVRIGLGISLIPQYVLPTISGVYPSYAQGTLLNFQTYLEIANGSYPNVTIGVRYLSQGSANPGVGFTDAYTDEIANGLFAPQYLYVPGSGYQIPYIYTYKIVSLSPNSSAVKVPTNALWWNPSKQAVTYVSPNTTAQMAVIYNLAPLFNNDKWADGQSITMADIIYQYIIASEMSLNSSNPIYDSEASSAYGPGLQTIKGFKIINSTAIEIWGNDWFFDPNVAATGLFLAFNPLGYAEEPYAGYFPWQLYVGMKDVVAEGKAAWSEGAAQSKGIDWLNLVSPTDVGYIISALQNASAMTYIPQSLIQVEKLSNITLVTPQQALAGYQAAISFMKTYGNAMIGDGPFILVAWNPSASPPYAKLVKSPYFHLIPPTQALSLPEMFSVSLSVPPTVSPGETLVGTVMGTPAGTTTSQPTPNTTVVLELLYPNGTVISSTRELTNSSGQFAFTLPSDILPGSYLLSISAYQNTSILINPVTYTIVVTPAITTTTTTSTTTSTSTTTTVTTTTSVSTVTSVISSVSTVTSIISSVITSTITKAVSNVGYIAAIIVLVIIIIVLVALLLRRR from the coding sequence ATGAAAGCTGGTAACAAATTTGGGAAAGTATTGTCACTTTTAGTATTATTTGCCATGTTAATTAGCTCCCTATACGTAGTGTCCCAATCTGCCAACTCCTTACCGGCATCCACGTCAATAACAATTATATCATATAATGGTAATGATGCAAATGGAATACTAGCGTTTGAACATGGGCAAATAGGGTTTTATGCTTATTCCGTTCCACCCTCTGAATACACTGCTTTACCACCTGGAGCCAAAGCTTATCTGATGCCAGCAACCTATTATGATGTTCTAGTTAATCCTTTAAATACTAGTTTCGGCTTTAATCCTTTCCAATTTCAAGAAGTAAGATTTGCGCTTAATTTTATCGTGAATAGAACATATTTTGTAGACAACATCTTACACGGTTACGGAATACCGTCAATTACACTATACGCTGGCGAGCAAGATGTTTTACATCTTCAAAATACTCTTGCTAAATATGCGTATATACATTATAACTTTACTTATGCTAATGAGACTATATATAGAGTGTTAACTGCTCATGGAGCACAGTATGTAAATGGAAAATGGTATTATAATGGTAAGCCGATTGTAGTGTATGTTTTTGTCAGAACGGATGCTACAGTAAGGCGTGAGTATGCTGAATATTTCATTACACAATTGGAGAAATTGGGATTTACTGTACAACAAGTACAAGGTAATTTGCAAAAAGAAATTTCATTTGTTTACGGTAGCGATCCAGCAAATACAACTTGGGATATATTAATCGAGGCATGGGGAGGAACTTATGGTTATTATGATGCTGGTTTAGCAGAAGGTTTGTACGGAACTTTAGCTGGTGATGCTCCATTTACATCCTATTATGGATTATCTTTTGGAACATATAATGATTCTAAATATGAGCCTCAATTATTACTTAAAGAAGCTAATGAGATAGACAACTGGTCATTAATTTTGGCTCAAAGTCAGTTTACTAGTGAGCAAGAGTACTATCAGTTAGAAAATGATATAGTAAATGTGGGAATAAATATGTCTGTTAGAATTGGTTTAGGAATAAGTTTAATACCTCAGTATGTTCTACCTACGATTTCAGGTGTTTATCCCAGCTATGCTCAAGGGACTCTACTTAACTTCCAAACTTATCTTGAAATTGCTAATGGAAGCTATCCAAATGTTACCATAGGTGTTAGATATTTGAGCCAAGGCTCAGCCAATCCTGGTGTAGGTTTCACAGATGCTTACACTGATGAGATAGCTAATGGACTATTTGCTCCACAGTATTTATATGTCCCCGGATCTGGCTATCAAATACCTTACATTTATACTTATAAGATAGTGTCCCTAAGCCCCAACTCTTCAGCAGTAAAAGTGCCAACTAATGCACTCTGGTGGAATCCATCAAAGCAAGCAGTAACTTATGTATCACCTAATACTACTGCTCAGATGGCTGTAATATATAATCTCGCTCCACTGTTTAATAATGATAAATGGGCTGATGGACAAAGTATAACTATGGCTGATATAATTTATCAATACATTATTGCATCCGAAATGTCACTAAACAGTAGTAACCCAATTTATGATTCTGAGGCATCTTCTGCCTATGGTCCGGGATTACAAACTATCAAAGGATTTAAAATTATTAATTCAACTGCAATCGAAATATGGGGTAACGATTGGTTCTTCGATCCTAATGTTGCCGCTACTGGTTTATTCTTAGCCTTTAATCCGTTAGGATACGCTGAAGAGCCTTATGCAGGATACTTCCCATGGCAATTATACGTAGGTATGAAAGATGTTGTAGCTGAAGGTAAAGCAGCGTGGTCTGAAGGTGCTGCTCAATCTAAGGGAATAGACTGGCTTAACCTGGTTAGTCCAACTGATGTAGGCTATATAATCTCAGCTTTACAAAATGCTTCAGCAATGACTTATATCCCCCAGAGTTTAATTCAGGTTGAAAAGCTGAGTAATATAACATTAGTAACTCCACAGCAAGCATTAGCTGGTTATCAAGCAGCTATTAGTTTTATGAAAACATATGGTAATGCAATGATCGGAGATGGTCCATTCATTCTTGTAGCTTGGAATCCGAGTGCATCTCCGCCTTACGCTAAACTTGTTAAGAGCCCCTATTTCCACTTAATTCCACCGACACAAGCTTTATCACTTCCGGAAATGTTCTCAGTGTCTCTGAGTGTTCCTCCTACAGTATCACCCGGAGAAACTCTAGTTGGGACTGTGATGGGAACTCCTGCAGGAACCACTACTTCACAGCCCACTCCGAATACTACTGTAGTCCTTGAGCTATTATATCCTAATGGAACTGTAATAAGTTCAACGAGAGAACTTACTAATAGCAGTGGTCAATTTGCATTCACGTTACCGTCAGATATTTTACCAGGATCTTATTTACTTAGTATTTCAGCTTATCAGAATACTTCAATACTCATAAATCCAGTGACATACACAATAGTTGTCACTCCAGCCATTACGACTACTACGACAACAAGTACTACAACTAGCACCTCCACTACTACTACCGTTACTACTACTACTTCCGTAAGCACTGTGACCTCAGTAATTTCCTCAGTTTCTACTGTGACTAGCATTATTAGTAGTGTAATAACTTCTACGATAACGAAAGCCGTATCGAATGTCGGCTATATAGCTGCTATCATAGTTCTAGTAATCATTATCATAGTTCTAGTAGCATTATTACTAAGAAGAAGATAA
- a CDS encoding TldD/PmbA family protein, with amino-acid sequence MLDKILSKAKSLGYSAEIFYMRRDEYSLELERQSRSRELTEEGYGLRVFKDKKMGFAYSTVLSESLLDRAIKSWKVSEADNSNEIPRGDKVNVKIPLYYDFDKVEVCKEFIQSFNDMKVNFVNITCESYINEVGIVNTEGLDQRESRSGIVLSVFANYKDGNVVTPEIHEVKSSRRPSFEIVEEMKRDLEFKVNVSKKRSKLEDLISKRGGKLSVVIFTPKASSILIGPLLAHAVSQENAYRGKSSIKEGMEINAGLKIIDDPTIPNSIYSRSFDGEGLQSKVNVIIDNEVKMFLNNWYWSLKAGKEPTASAARSYTSIPYISPTNIKIEHREKLSEDEDYLVVDEIQGVHTSNFDTGEFSVVTSVSWFSKSNEGVRETTLTGSLVNLLRGIIAESNNVKQYRNIITGDLLISGLSVS; translated from the coding sequence TTGCTTGACAAGATATTATCAAAAGCTAAATCCTTAGGCTATTCAGCTGAAATTTTTTATATGAGGAGGGATGAATATTCACTAGAATTAGAGAGACAATCACGTTCGAGAGAGTTAACGGAAGAAGGTTATGGTTTAAGAGTTTTTAAAGATAAGAAAATGGGTTTTGCATATTCTACGGTTTTAAGCGAGTCTCTTTTAGATAGGGCAATCAAATCGTGGAAGGTATCTGAGGCAGATAATTCAAATGAGATCCCTAGAGGGGATAAGGTTAATGTAAAAATACCCTTATATTACGACTTTGATAAAGTTGAGGTTTGTAAAGAATTTATCCAATCGTTTAATGATATGAAGGTGAATTTTGTAAACATAACTTGCGAGTCTTACATTAATGAAGTAGGAATAGTGAATACTGAGGGTTTAGATCAGAGAGAATCGAGATCCGGAATTGTTTTGTCGGTATTTGCTAATTATAAAGATGGTAATGTTGTAACCCCAGAAATTCATGAGGTTAAATCGTCTAGAAGACCTTCCTTTGAAATAGTAGAAGAGATGAAGAGAGATTTGGAATTTAAGGTCAATGTAAGTAAGAAAAGAAGCAAGTTGGAAGATTTGATTAGCAAAAGAGGAGGGAAGTTAAGCGTTGTAATCTTTACTCCCAAAGCCTCTTCTATTCTCATAGGTCCGTTATTGGCTCATGCTGTAAGTCAAGAGAACGCATATAGGGGTAAATCTAGCATTAAAGAAGGTATGGAAATAAATGCTGGGCTCAAGATTATTGACGATCCCACCATACCCAATTCAATCTATAGTAGGTCATTTGATGGTGAAGGATTACAATCTAAGGTTAATGTTATAATAGATAATGAAGTGAAGATGTTTTTAAATAATTGGTATTGGTCTTTAAAGGCTGGTAAAGAACCTACAGCGTCGGCCGCAAGAAGTTATACATCAATTCCCTATATATCACCGACGAACATAAAGATAGAGCATAGGGAGAAGCTGAGCGAGGATGAAGATTACCTTGTGGTGGATGAGATTCAAGGAGTTCACACAAGTAACTTTGATACTGGAGAGTTTAGTGTAGTAACTTCTGTTTCGTGGTTTTCTAAAAGCAATGAAGGCGTTAGAGAGACTACACTCACGGGCAGTTTAGTTAACTTATTAAGAGGTATAATAGCTGAAAGCAATAACGTTAAACAATATCGTAATATAATAACCGGTGATCTGTTAATCAGTGGCTTAAGCGTATCTTAA